The following DNA comes from Leishmania donovani BPK282A1 complete genome, chromosome 9.
CCGCCATGAGGGATCtgctctccgcctcgtcgagAGATAACTGCACTATGCTCGAGAACGTGCACGATGTATCGGGCATGAACAGGTATGCCGCACACCCAGACCATGAAGAAGATGTGGTTCTCCACGTCCTTTAACGTCCATTGCGCCACCCGCTCGGGTGTGAGGCCCTGCGTGGACATCGGACTGTCGTCATTTGGCGAAGAAGGCAGGATGACGACATCACtgacggctgcggctgagTCAAACTGGTGAGGCGAAGTACTTAGCATCCTCCACGTTCTCCTCTGAAGGCTTCACTGTTCCTGCCGCGCAGCCTACGAAGCGCATCTGCATCGCCGAGAAGTTgctcgcagccgccacccTCCCGGTGGCCGCGCACATCATgcggagagagcgaaaaagATGTaaaaaggaagaaagaaGGTCGGGATGACGAGCGGTTATGACGACAACACTCCGATGACATGGCACACGGGTGACAGACAGAGGCCGCCAACCCCGTCGCCCGTGAAAACGGGAAGGCGGTCGGGGGCGACGTGGATGAGGGAGGTCGGATGGCAGCAACGACGGGAGCGAaggaagaagggaaggggggggtcatggcagaggggagggatAAGAGTACTTCCACGTACACACGCTGTCGCACTCCCCCCCATTTCTCAGCTCCCGCTTGTCTGCAGTACAGCCTGCGCTTCCCTTTCAGCTACGCCACTCCACGCATCTCCGAGGATGAAGCTGTCTTTGCACCGCGTGCCCTCGTCTGCCTCagctcctccctcgcccctcaTGCACCAATGCTACAATTAGCTGTAATGAAGTGCAAGAGGGGAGTAACAGAGGTTTGGCACCGTCGTGGTCGGCTCTGTGAGCCTGCCTCCTGAGCACAGACCTTGCATCGACGGTATCGGTATTGTTGTTCCAAAGGACTGCGACTCTTTTAGGGAGCTTGTGCGCGTTTATGCGTGGATGCGTTGCTGGCTGTGgtgccccccctccacactTGCCCGTCGTCGTCAGTGACCCATCTTTCCTCAGCGACCCATTCCTTCCACTCGTTGCCCGCCTCTCGCACGCGGCAACGGTGGGGAGTGCCGGGAAAGTCAAGGGGAAGGCTATAGGGAAATGAGAAATCACTGCGAAGGCGGGTAGAGTGTgcggggtggagggggggcagCAGAACGCTCACCGCACGTATAACGTCAGCAACGCGAGAAGCCAATACGTTGGCACCATTCCACGATGGGGGGCTCGAgcaagcgcacacaagcCACACAAGAAACGAAGGGCTAACATGAAATTTACATTGAGTAGAAGGAAGGGAAAAGATGACGCAGTGATGCACGCAGCAGCTGTATGATCAACCGAATAGTTGGGcctgcgagagagggagcgggtgtgcgtgtgtgtatgaggGGAGGTGGGGAAGGGTGAGGCTGAGGGCCACATGGGAGACACTCAAGCCATTGAGGAGGAGGCACGGCATGGTGAGCCCCTTCGTGGAGGAGCCGGATGAGTTTGGTGCAACCCACGCTGCACCGTGTTccatcccctcctccgcaACACccagtctctctctccttacccctctctcccacgcGTGACCAATGGCGTTACACACgtgcgcaaaaaaaaaaaacaaagccAAGGGCGCTTGTAAGCTTACATAGAACACCCCAAAACGGCCACAAGGCGTGAGAGGTGCAGGGGGcggtgggggcggcggcgcgcgatgGACACCGATCGCCACTACCAGAGGAAGATAAGATACACGCACAGCGCGTACGCCGCAGTCACTGCTTCATTCACGTGCGCATTCCCCGCCGCAgtctcgcctccgccgatCCACCCGTCTACTACTCTCACTTCGCAGAGACTCCGCCGACAGGCAGGTGCCTGAGAGAGCGAAATGCCGAAGAGGAGCGCACGAGACAGCACAATGATGAGTGACCCAGAGAAGTGTGTGTAGGCTAACGGCCGCCATATCGCGAAGTTTTccggggaaggggtggggtgggggaggcaTCCAGCTTTCATAAGCGAAACAAATGAAAGGGTGTAGCGCTGTGCGCCGCATCACCGTGTCTGTACATCATCTGTAGACCGGCCGGCGCACTTACGCCTCGatctgcgccggcgcagggACGGTGCCGTCCGCCGCATTTAGTGAAGCTGCCGCAggggcggcgatggcagccgcgctgacaccgcgctccagcgcctcctgctcctgctccacGAGAGCCTTGGCCTCCGCGATGCGTGCCTTCTTCTGGAAGACCTCCTGCTCTTCACCTTCGACGTACTTCATCGAGCGATTCACGAAGCGGGTGCGGGCCGCGACGGACTCGTGGCCGAACTCCTGCAGCGGGTGCACGAACGGCTTCTCGGCGCGCTCACACGAGGTCAGCACTAGCTCCTCGACAGACTCGAACACCTGTTCACCGGCGTCCTGCGTGGCGTGCAGGGCGTTAATGACAccctccaccgcctgcgcctgcgccagcacctccgccagtTCCTCGCGGTAGTGCTTGTAGTTGGGGTCGAGACTGTCCATGGAGCTGTCTCGGTTATGCTGCGCAAGCCGGGCCTGGCGCTCCAGCGTGTCGAGGCGGTGCGTCTTCTTCACGGTGAGCTCTccacacacgaacacaaaCGCCCGGTATGCCTTGAGGAACTCGTCAGCCTCGTGGTCAATGATCGAGTTGAGAGCCTTCTCCGCGTCCTCCTGGGGCAGCTTTTCCACCATGTTCTTTACGTACTTCTCCATCTCACGGATTACAGGCTCGCATCCATGGCAGTACTCaaggcaccgccgcagccgctgcaggtgctggtCCCCTATAGTGACGAACTCCTCGTGCGCCGTCACGCGCTTCGCCTCTTCCTGGACGGCCTTCACCACATCCTGCGTCAtggcccgctgctgctccatcaccttccgcagctccgccgcttTCTCTAGTATTTCGTTCACTAACTGCACCTTATGCTCCACAACGGAGCTGAGCGACGCCTCCATCTTCTGCTTCTGATGCTGGAAGGcagccttcgccgcctcgtGCGTGGCggcctcgcgcgcgcgcgactcTTCGCACCTCTCCAGATCCGCCCTTACTGCAGACTTGATGGCATGCTTGTCGTCGCTGAAGGCCTTCACGGCatcctcggcgtcctcgcgCAGCCTCTGCAGGCGCTCACCAAAGTGCACCACTTCGCTGTCCTCCTCTGTGGAGCTGAGAAAATGGAGGCGCTTCACGTAGGAGACGAGGTACTCGTAGCGAGCCGCGatgaggtggcggtgggcccgctccacctccacgacgtcgccgtgGCTGAGGGCGGTGTCGTAGACGGCCTGGGCCTCGtccacctgcgccgcgtaCTTGTGTTGCTGCGTATCCATCTCCGACAGCTCATCCTTGATCTCCTCGGTGGGGTCCACATGTTGGATTTcatgcagcgccgccagtgTCTCGGGAAGGTTGACGACGGAGCTTTTGGGGGCATGCAGCTTGATGGCGTTAAGACTGTCCTTCAACACGAGGTAGCGACCCCGCGGCAGATCCTTGTCGGTCAGCTGGTACAAGGTGTTTGCGAAGGCGCTCGCGTCCAGTGCCGGACGCGTGCACAGGTCTTCGATCTCCTCCGGGGTCACGCGCTGTTCGCACTCCCCCATGAAGCGCGCCTCATCCCAGCCAGCAGGGCGCTCGTGACGGTAGCGCTCATGCAGCTTCGCGACGGCTTCCGAAATGCGCTCGCCGTTGAccgccagcggtggcaggCGGCCTTCCGCGTACGTGACGAAGTTGTCGGCGATGGTCAGGCCATTTTCCGCGAGCTCGGctacggcagcgacggcgcggtgATTCTCGACATTCTGCACGTCCCGTGACGGGTACGTGGGCGGAATAATCGCGCTGCCGTTCATCATAGCGTCgtccttccttctctctcttaGTGCGATGAtcgcgtgtgtgcaaggCGCCTtatgggaggggggggggggcaggaaggggcgagcgagagagggaccGGAGGTCGGTGCGGGTGAGACGATGCAGCACTGGGGTGGGAGCGGCTTTCTGCTGCGGACACAGACGcgagaaacacacacacacacggagaagCTCAAAGTGCGACAGTGCTGAGAGACGATACATCAATCGGCAGGGGGACCACAAAAGCCGTCGggcgggtgcgcgtgtggggaggggtgtaggaagaggggaagagggggagggggaggggccagCGGCACATCAACATGTGGACGGGCCGTACGGCGCGCGGGAGAGTGAAAATGGAGGCATGTTTGGTGGTGAGGAGAACGGAGGCAGAGACGCACCTGCGCGAGTTCAAGTTGTAGGTTCGCACACAAGCATGAGCGATGCCTGTAAGCAACCTGAGCACGGCACGCACATTCAGAGAAGCACGGTGGGTGCCGGTGTGCATCAATGATGCCTGTGTCGAGACGACTTTGTGTCGCGCAGTGGCCTACACATCGTTTACCTCAACGACGGCATTTTCGTTTCTCTtcaacgtgtgtgtgtgtgcgcgtgtttatttctctgcggcgcagcacgcgctgaGCGCCACACCACGCCACACGACCGACCCTGTCTCAAGCTCtactcccccaccccacacagccgccccccaatcatgccggtcgccacgcctggtgcatcccccctcccccctccctcggggtggcacgcaggctcctccccacacatcagtgggccgtgtgaggcatacgctcgagtcaccCTGACACGTGCTGCCCATCGtatggatggcgcagacgtgtTCACTGTCGAGCCTCGCCCCGACGCACCGCCAGAGGTGGGTTctgcattggcagggatagaAGGGGGCTGTTTGGCCTCCCtaacagagagagagagagtggcgGGTTGTGTGGGTGCACGAGGCCCTGAGACACCACGCGCTGAGAGGTGTGTCCCCTTCTCTCATGAGGAGCACGAAAAATCGCAGGTGAGGTTTGCACAGGTTGAGGGTGATGGTGAGGGGAGGGCCCCGTTTCTGGCGGTGCCCACAAGCAAAACAGATAAAGCGCAAGTACGCATCCAAGCACTCAgatgcacgtgcgcacacccgCAGGGGCCGAGTGCGCGCCGACACAATCAAGCACGGAGGTGATGGTGGGGGTCGTGTCGAGTGCCCACGTAAATCCAAATGAAAATTGCAAAGGAGAGATATGAGCCAACCGCAAGCGGGAACGCGCGCAGACtcgcgcgtgcatgcgtgacTGCCCCCCTGCTCGCTCTACCAAGAAGCCATGATGGGCCAGAGAGTGGGAAGCAGGGCGTGATAGCAGAGGGAATGAgaaagaaaggaggaggtgcggaaTGCCGTGTGCCGGGACGGCGTCCGCTTGCGAGAGACACCGTTGAACTCATTTGCCGACTCGCGTGTACTGAATCCTGCTGTGTCACTGCAAACGCTTCTTGGTGTGCTCTCCGCTCCTCTCCGGCCCATCCTTGTCCAGTCGGCCTAGCCATGTCGGTGCTGTGCTCTTAGTCGACGGACCTTGAGTTCACGCCGGGATGGTGCTTCTGCGCCTTCTTACGCTGCGCATCCGACACGAGCCGGTCGTCATAGTCATCGGGCTGCATGCAGTAGTACCAGAGCACAGCCAGCCCGGTGCCGATGACGAGGGCGCTGACAGCGGCGATCAGGAGAGTGTAGAGCGGGTCGAGCGGCTTCTTGTACTCATGCGCGTTGGTGGGTGGCTCGGCGAGGTCCGTGAAAGAAACGTGAATGCGAGCGACGCGGTAGTAGTAGATGGACGGGCCCCCCTTGAGACCCACCTCCACGTACATCTGGTTGCCCTCCACGAATTCGTTGGGGACAGTGGAGAGGTCGAGGGTCAGCGAGTGCGAGGAGACGCCATCGGGGTTACCGAGATACTGCTTCAGCACTGACTCTGTCTTCAGTGgcacctccttcagctgATCCTTCGTCTTGCGCGGCGAGGTGAAGCAGAACACAgccgagaaggcggcggcggaaagCAGCTCCGTGCTGGCCGATAAGTAAAACCCGACGTCgttcggcgacggcggcgactgACCCGAACCAGCATAGCCGGCCACCAAGTAGCTGAAGACGTCTGTGCTCATCGACAGCTCACTGTAGTTGCCCATAACAggtctgctgccgctcatgACCACCCACTGTAGGCCTTCTGATTCCTGTGGCACCTGTGGAGGCACATGATGACTGAATACCGATGCAGCCAGCATGGCTTCGTCGCTGAGGAAGTTGTACTTCCACGTGACAGGCAGCTGTAGCGTACCGTTTCGATTCGTCTTGATGCAGTACTCCCCTTCCATGGTTCCCGGCAACCCCAGCGCTACATCAGCCTGGCTGAAGCACAGGTGTTTGTCCTCGAGAAGGATCTGCACGTCCAGCGGTCGACTGCGGCACAGATAGCTGCTTTCGTTGACGTAGGTCATGTAGTAGTcttgcgcgcacacgcaggtcTCGGTGAACGGCTCGTCTTTGGAGATGTACCCGTCGCACTGCTCCTGCTCATGCAAGGAAAGTGACACATACTCCGCTGCCGTGTAGGTGTCATTCGAGTTTCTGCATGCAACGATGGCGTTGGAGGAGTAGGCGTTGACACCGCTGATGCAGCTGAGAGGTGTCACCTCTGCAGGCTGCGTCACCAGCGTCTCCGCCGGCTGGTGGATCGAGCTGCAAAATAcctggcgcagcggtgcgacCTTGGTGGGCGGTGTGCTCACCGCTCGGGCCGCTTGCCGAATAGCTGCAGGGGTCCTGTGCGCGTTGGTCGGCGACACGAAAAGCGGCGCCATGTCACTCCCCACTTCCGCGTGGAGGTCCGCATCTGCCTCTACCTTGGCGAGGAGCGCCTCTGTGTCCTTGTCGAGAGAGGCTCCGACCAAGACGGACGCAAGCGTGCGGCCAGCGCTGGCGAATCTCATCACCGACTGAACGCTGGACTGGACCACGATGTGGGGATGCTGCAGGCACTGCGTGACAAACCCAAGCAGTGGCATGCGATCGGCGCTTGGCATTGGCGCGGAGATTGCAGAAGGATGCAAGTGGCTGTCTTCTGCGAATTGGCTTGCAGTGGCTTTGATATCGGTGGTATCGCTCTCGTAGTGCCTGCCAACGAAGAGCTCCAGAGCCATCCCGACCCGCTCTGCGTAGGCAGCCAAGGAGCGGAGGcgttggcgctgcgccgccgtcggcggcgacgacactTGTGTTGGGgacactgccgccgctgccacggaGGCAAAGGAGGCTGTGTGCAGCAGTAGAAGTGCTGCGGTTGCCAggacggctgccgcggcaacTTTTCGCGTCATCCTGAGGGGTTGTCAGCGCGCCGCTCGTAGAGGCTCTTATCCACCGTTTTCCTGcgcgcaacggcggcggtagtGATTGCGCgggaagagggcgagggacGAAGGTGTGGAGGCGGGCCGCTTCTATCTGTATCGCGGTGAAGCCCGggtgtatatgtgtgtgtgggggggggggtggaagggggcgagagagagcaacacAACGAGCGAACCACAGGTCCCAAAGCCGAGAGGGGGGTGGGAAAGACCAGCCCACTAGCGGAGGGGTAGCAACGTGCAGAAGGCAgcaatatatatatagagagagagagagaaactCTTGGCAggcaacaacgacaacaaccTCCAAAGTATTTGAGAGGTTCCACTCAGGGAAGAGAGCGCCAGAGTACCCTCGCACGCAGGCGATGAGCGCGCAGGTGTGCTTCCGGGGCGGATGAGGCGTCGAGCGCTGCAAGCAACCTAACGAAATGAGGCGGTCACGCACTGATGGACACAGGCGTATAGGAAGCAGTTGGATGGAGGAGCACCACGCGCGCAGCCATGGAACGGGAGAGAAACTTCAAGCCACAGAGAAGAGCAAGCAACCAATGAAAGGGATCAGGTGCAGGCGTGAGCTGAGAGGGTGCAATGAGCGCAGATGTGCGGAGTCGATTGGGGCGCTGATGTGAACGCGAAACGACAAGGTGGAAAGGGCGGGGGGTaggagaggcgctgcagcgtgcacCAGCTTGAAGACTGTCAGAGCACCGCAGTGAAACTCACACACAGATGGAGAGACAAAAGATGGACGGAAGCAGGGATGACACGTTAGAAAGGGcaagagggaaaggggagaggacGCGCACCTCTACACACAacgagcggcggtggtgacaCCCGCACCCGACAGCGTCATGGAGTCACCCATTGGGTGTGGGAAGACAGGCACGTAATGAATTCACGTCTCTCGCCTCGCCGCGTCGTGAGAAAGTACCGAGACACGAGAGGTGTGCGGGTGAGGTCTACCTGTGTgtagggggagaggggaggagaatAAAAGCACTCGCTCAGggcagtggtggtgcggctgccacgcCCGCAAGCGCACCGTATCCTCTTCACCGCAgtagcagccgcagcggtggcggcggaagTGGTGTGGGGGTCGCTGTGCCCTTCACCATGTCCCTTTCGTCTGTGTGCCTGAGCGAGAACGCGACTCTCGTGTTGCTCTCCAGAGGGGAGTGGGAGTGGAGGGAGGAGTTGGGCATCGAGACGACaacgaaaacgaagaagCGATGacgaaggggggggggggcggaaaCAAAAAAACGTGTGTGTCACTCGATCTGAGAGAGAAGACAAACTGTGCACGCCTCTGTGCAGCGTGACGCGGACGGCGAGTGGGAGACGCGGGAGACGCGCGCACCACGAGGTCACGAGGGCGTCagagaggagaagcgagGGCGAAtgcagagaagggagaaagagacggagaagcgCATCTGTGCTTTCacccgcctctcctccttttcaccgtctcgccgccgctttctACCGCCGCCGAACCCGGCACGCACTCCAGCAAAGGACGAGACATCACCTTCGAAGAAAAAGAATGgaaaaagaaacaagaaATCTCTATGAAAACCCACGGCGTaggcagggagaggggaggcgagggcACCCCACACCCcggacacgcacgcgaggCGTAGGCAAACCCTCTAACTGAGCCGCTCAACGCGACGCGCTCGACACGGCCTTCGTGCCCTCAGCCATGGCGTGCTTCGCGagctccgccggcagcacaatacgcaccgccgtctgcacCTCGCGCGCACCCAGCGTGCGCTTCTTGTTCGCGCGAACAATCGACGCGGCCTCAGTGCAGATGCGCTCCATCACGTCGTTCACGTACGAGTTCACGATCTTCATCGTGCGGTGCGACATCGACATCTGGGCGTTGATCGCCTTCAGCGAGCGGCCCACGTACACGTTCCACGTGCGCTTAGGCTTACGGTGCGACTTGTGCGGGTTGGAAGCCTTGCGGGGAGCAGAGCGAGAAGAGGCCATGATGATGTGGGTTGGTTGGAAAGGAGGGACAACGTGAAAGTGCGAAGGATTTGGCTGACGTGGTGAGAGCTGCGAGACTGAAGCAAGTCTGCGAaacgaaggagagagggagaggagcgtAAGGGGATAGGAAAGTTTGATGAAGTCATACGCAAGGAGACCACTGGTGAGAGGGCGcaacgctgcggcgccgctggcgtaCACCCATTCGATTGTAGTTTTGAGTGCCACAGACATGCTTGCATCGTAACACCGCCTGCGGTGTACCACGGAGCTGCATCGGGGTGCACCTTCGCGGGAGTGGAAGATGGGGGTGGCCAAGAATCCCCGTTACGCCGTTTTCACCATCTCTCGTCTTTCTTCTGCATCGCGTCATGCTCGTATAGTTcgcgcctctcttctttAGAGTGTGTGAGCGGCCCGGTGACAGGGTCCGGCCGTGGGATGGCGGTGCGTCGGGGCGAGGCTCGACAGTGAacacgtctgcgccatccataCGATGGGCAGCACGTGTCAGggtgactcgagcgtatgcctcacacggcccactgatgtgtggggaggagcctgcgtgccaccccgagggagagggggaggggggatgcaccaggcgtggcgaccggcatgattggggggcggctgtgtggggtgggggagtaGAGCTTGAGACAGGGTCGGTCGTGTGGCGTGGTGTGGCGCtcagcgcgtgctgcgccgcagagaaataaacacgcgcacacacacacaaggccGAAGAGCAAACCAAGAACGTACTTGAGCGCCTCAGCGGCCACGGGCACAAACGCGTTGCCGTTGTCCACCGTCGTCCTCCGACGCTCCCACCCGCATCcgaggaggcgaggcggACAAGCCACCACAGGCACGttcgctgcagctccgtgaGCCACCACGACATGGTCATCACGCGAAGGAATGAAGAGGTTGGGttgggtggggtggagggcACGAGGGGAAAACGCGGGGCAGGCCCTCTCGAGGACGCCCTCTCTtccgctctcctctccatcACGAGAAAGACAGCGACGGCtcaggagagcgagagagcccTGCAAGGACGTGCAGAAGACGCGCAGGAGGGCGGGGTGGCCTACCTTCCCCCTCTACTGCGCCTTCATGCCCTTCGCGAAggcctctgcctcctttccctccaACTGCTCCTTGGCGATCTTGCCTTCTCGATACGCCAAGTGGCGCTCGCCCATCGACTTCTTCATGAGAGCTGTCTGCCTGTCAATACCAGCGGACGCCTCGCGCAGAAGTCGGAAATCGTAGGGCAGTTGCATGCACGTTGCAGTGAGGATGAACAGCCCGAAACACGAGATGGGTGTGGTGAGCCGACGCACCCGTGAGTGTTGAACCCACCGCGCGACAACGGAGTTCATGGGGTCCGAGTAGCTCAGACCGCGGCTAACGATCCACGCACCGACCCCAAGCCAGCAGCACTGGAAGCCCAGCGTCAAGGCCGCATGATTCCACGCGTCCGTGTACATGCGGTGCTCCATGTAATGGTTGCCATAGGCCCGCTGAGCATCCTCAATGCGCCGGACGTACTCGACTGGAATATCGAAGGCTGCCACTTCGGCCGGATCCGCCACGAACGGTGTCTCAGAGAGCGACTGACGAGAAGAAGGGACgacctctcccttctccgaCGACGTACTTGTCTTGGGAGCCTGCATGACAGCTGCGCAGTTGGagggtgtctgtgtgtgtgaacaAATTTCAAGAGATGCGCACCCGCTAAAGAGGACGATGTAAGCTCTCCGTGCGCTCTTTGGTGATCACTGACGGAGCGCCAAGCCtgtcgtgcgtgcgtgggcaCCACatccatcaccgccaccaccggaGGTTTGATCCAGGCAACGAAGGTGAGATCGGGGAAAGGaaagcggggggggggtgagggaaCACACACGTAGGAAGAGGGTGGAGGCACGAGAGAGACGCATTGCGTGCGCTCGCATCTCGACCTGAGCCGTCGAGCACGCGCCAGTAGTCTGCCACGCAACCACCGTGCCGACTACGAGCGCGTCTTTCCTTTGTTTGTTTGCTGTCTGTGTCGCCAAGTCGGCCTCGCGGCCggatgcgcgcgtgtcttcgtgcacacgtgtgcgggTCCGGATTTGGGTTGTGGTAGGAGGCTGAGGAGGGGGCGTTTTcctcgcagctgcgcgagcgcttGAGGTGCCTGTTCGCGCAACGCCTCACGGCGCACACCTGTAGAAaccaaagaagaaaagacgTGAGAAgggtagggggagggggttagcggcggcaccactgacggagagagagcgggaaCCGGAGCCGTGCATTCGCGCTCCAAGGGTGCCACTTCACAGAACTCCCAACGATGCGGTTGCGCCCCGGACACACACTCGCGCCTCTGTCAAGCTGATCGATGCACATCCTTTCCCCGCCGCGGAGACGCGCGTGTAGCAGCTTGGAAGCGGCTCGACCGTTCTCCACCAGCTGGAGCATGTGCCACATCCGCGATCGATGGGGAGCAGGAGGGCTGGCTCCCCAGAGAtgggcagcgaggcggaATGTGTGCCATTGACGTCCGTCGCAGCAGGTAGTTCTTacacgccagcaccggcacctcCATCCCTGCTAGCAAGCTCCGTCGCCACGGGCGCCCAGTGCTGGATctgctgcacacgctgcTCTGCACAGTGGTGGTCGCAGGATTGCCAGTTAGGCTCCATAGCATTACGAAGGCCGTTCAATGCCACTGCGAGCGTctcgtcgccgacgaggccGAGGCTGCCGTGCCCTTTGCAGTGGCGTGGAGTCGGAAGATGGTCTCGCTATCGCTCCTGACGGTGTACAGAGGGCAGCTCTCAGCCGACTTCTTCCACGGCTCCATCACTGGCGAGTGTGAGGTTGTAAAAACGCCCGGTAAGGGCAGAGAAGGGCATGAGCTAAGCTGAATGAGGGAGCTGCTCCTGTACGGTGGTCGCCGTTGCCTCGaggcttgtgtgtgcggacATGGCTGCACCGGTGAGCATCGTGGGCCCATTCACTTCCGCGAGGCTCTGCAGAAGCAGAGCAGGGCTGCAGCCTGGGGGAAGCCTCGGCAACCAGGAGAGGCGCTCGCGGCTCCCACTCTGAAGAGTGGCTCGACAGTGGCCTGAAGAGGCTCTTCAGTTGCTGCGAAAAGCTAGCAGTGCCAGCCTTGCGCCGCACCCGCTTCCCTTCCCCGGACTCTGGTTCGGAGACTGGCTGTGCGAGGGTTGCATCCCACGACGGCATCGTAGAAGTCCATGCCCGTGTCGTTAGCAGGATGAGGAGGCTGAACGGGCTGAGTCAACTGGCACTCGGTTCCACCactccgctgcggcacgaGGCGTAGCTGCGGAGCGTCGCGCGACCGCGCCAGTGTGCTGAGCGACCCCTTTACCGTTGCCGCATCGACGACGAGCTTCAGCGCACTGCCCAACTTCATCGCCCTTTGGGGTTAGCACGCACCGCGCCAAGCCCCCGACGAGGGTTGCCGAAGCGGTTGCAAGGGGCTTCGAGAGAATACAATGTGCTGACGCACCACTCCCAGCATCGTTTTGCTTGGATTCGGCGGGCTAGAGCTGGTGCCCCACCGTGGACGTCGGAGCTCACCAGGATACCCTACCAGCCGTACCACGCGTCGAAGCAACGCGCAGGCTGTCTTGTaagcggcgtcgtcggcggtggtgcatGAGCA
Coding sequences within:
- a CDS encoding paraflagellar rod component, putative, whose translation is MNGSAIIPPTYPSRDVQNVENHRAVAAVAELAENGLTIADNFVTYAEGRLPPLAVNGERISEAVAKLHERYRHERPAGWDEARFMGECEQRVTPEEIEDLCTRPALDASAFANTLYQLTDKDLPRGRYLVLKDSLNAIKLHAPKSSVVNLPETLAALHEIQHVDPTEEIKDELSEMDTQQHKYAAQVDEAQAVYDTALSHGDVVEVERAHRHLIAARYEYLVSYVKRLHFLSSTEEDSEVVHFGERLQRLREDAEDAVKAFSDDKHAIKSAVRADLERCEESRAREAATHEAAKAAFQHQKQKMEASLSSVVEHKVQLVNEILEKAAELRKVMEQQRAMTQDVVKAVQEEAKRVTAHEEFVTIGDQHLQRLRRCLEYCHGCEPVIREMEKYVKNMVEKLPQEDAEKALNSIIDHEADEFLKAYRAFVFVCGELTVKKTHRLDTLERQARLAQHNRDSSMDSLDPNYKHYREELAEVLAQAQAVEGVINALHATQDAGEQVFESVEELVLTSCERAEKPFVHPLQEFGHESVAARTRFVNRSMKYVEGEEQEVFQKKARIAEAKALVEQEQEALERGVSAAAIAAPAAASLNAADGTVPAPAQIEA
- a CDS encoding histone H2B; translation: MASSRSAPRKASNPHKSHRKPKRTWNVYVGRSLKAINAQMSMSHRTMKIVNSYVNDVMERICTEAASIVRANKKRTLGAREVQTAVRIVLPAELAKHAMAEGTKAVSSASR